A genomic stretch from Chaetodon auriga isolate fChaAug3 chromosome 17, fChaAug3.hap1, whole genome shotgun sequence includes:
- the LOC143334861 gene encoding myocyte-specific enhancer factor 2D homolog isoform X8, which translates to MGRKKIQIQRITDERNKQVTFTKRKFGLMKKAYELSVLCDCEIALIIFNHANKLFQYASTDMDKVLLKYTEYNEPHESRTNADIIETLRKKGFNGCDSPEPDGEDSIDQSPLNDDKYRKTTEDLDVLFKRYGSTAPPQTFSMPVTVQSSNQSALQFSNPGNALVTTSYVTSSSLTDTHLLSPQQPALQRNTVSPGLPQRPASAGALLGGDLNNSNGGCPSPVPNGYTSARASPGLLTVSNGNSLGKVVPAKSPPPPPSPQMVNSRKPDLRVITSQGGKSLMQMTEDELDLVNENAQRLAAGAQVAQTLTTPVVSVATPSLLAQGLPFSAMPTAYNTEYQLTSADITALHALASPGTLLPTSVSTWQQQAVSQQPQQQQQQQQQAQQQQQQQQLNLASLSNLVPVTHIPQGAMLTVNTNSSVSIKSEPASPGRDRSTPCPPPSSTTPSSTSGGAILTAPPQYPGSLLCLEPPTGRSPADSVSSNASSFEGSDRDDTGTAGGGGAGGGSGGVTGSVGPAGRSVPPDFSPSAEALRASNEPEQEGGNIKRMRLDAWVT; encoded by the exons GTGACATTCACGAAGCGAAAGTTTGGCTTGATGAAGAAAGCCTACGAGCTGAGCGTGTTGTGCGACTGCGAGATCGCGCTGATCATCTTCAACCACGCCAACAAGCTGTTCCAGTACGCCAGCACTGACATGGACAAGGTCTTGCTCAAATACACGGAGTACAACGAGCCTCACGAGAGCCGGACCAACGCGGACATTATTGAG ACTTTGAGAAAGAAAGGCTTTAACGGTTGTGACAGTCCAGAGCCGGACGGTGAAGACTCCATTGACCAAAGTCCCCTGAACGATGACAAATACCGTAAGACCACAGAGGACCTGGATGTTCTCTTCAAACGCTACGGA TCGACCGCTCCGCCCCAGACGTTCTCCATGCCGGTCACAGTCCAGTCGTCCAATCAAAGCGCACTGCAATTCAGTAACCCCGGCAATGCACTGGTAACTACCTCCTATGTAACATCATCATCGCTCACGGATACCCATCTCCTGTCGCCACAGCAACCAGCTCTTCAGAGAAACACGGTATCTCCTGGGTTGCCACAGCGACCAGCCAGTGCAG GAGCTCTTCTGGGAGGCGACCTGAATAATTCAAATGGAGGATGCCCAAGTCCAGTCC CTAATGGATACACCAGCGCCAGGGCCTCCCCAGGCCTCCTCACCGTTTCTAACGGCAACAGTCTGGGGAAAGTAGTTCCGGCCAAGTCTCCGCCCCCACCTCCCAGCCCCCAGATGGTCAACAGCCGCAAGCCAGACCTCCGAGTCATCACCTCACAGGGCGGAAAGAGCCTCATGCAGATG ACAGAGGATGAGCTGGATTTGGTAAACGAG AATGCTCAGCGGCTGGCAGCGGGAGCTCAGGTGGCTCAAACCCTCACCACACCGGTGGTCTCTGTGGCCACGCCGAGCCTCCTGGCGCAGGGGCTGCCCTTCTCCGCCATGCCCACAGCCTACAACACAG AGTACCAGCTGACCAGTGCAGACATCACTGCTTTACACGCTCTGGCGTCACCAGGCACCTTGTTGCCGACCAGCGTGTCcacatggcagcagcaggcCGTTTCCCAGCAGccgcagcaacagcagcagcaacaacagcaagcacagcagcagcagcagcagcagcaactcaACCTTGCATCGCTCAGCAACTTGGT GCCTGTGACCCATATACCTCAAGGCGCCATGCTGACCGTTAACACCAACTCCAGTGTAAGCATCAAGTCGGAGCCCGCCTCGCCCGGCCGGGATCGCAGCACCCCTTGCCCTCCTCCATCTTCAACCACGCCGTCCTCAACCTCAGGAGGAGCCATCCTGACCGCGCCGCCGCAGTACCCCGGCTCCCTGCTGTGCCTGGAGCCCCCGACCGGCCGCTCGCCTGCGGACAGTGTAAGCAGCAACGCCAGCTCTTTTGAAGGCAGCGATCGGGATGACACTGGCACAGCTGGCGGCGGCGGTGCAGGCGGAGGCAGCGGCGGCGTTACGGGAAGCGTAGGTCCCGCCGGCCGCTCCGTGCCGCCAGACTTCAGCCCCTCGGCCGAGGCCCTCAGGGCATCGAATGAAccagagcaggagggaggaaacaTCAAGCGCATGAGATTGGACGCCTGGGTGACATAG
- the LOC143334861 gene encoding myocyte-specific enhancer factor 2D homolog isoform X2 — protein sequence MGRKKIQIQRITDERNKQVTFTKRKFGLMKKAYELSVLCDCEIALIIFNHANKLFQYASTDMDKVLLKYTEYNEPHESRTNADIIETLRKKGFNGCDSPEPDGEDSIDQSPLNDDKYRKTTEDLDVLFKRYGSTAPPQTFSMPVTVQSSNQSALQFSNPGNALVTTSYVTSSSLTDTHLLSPQQPALQRNTVSPGLPQRPASAGALLGGDLNNSNGGCPSPVPNGYTSARASPGLLTVSNGNSLGKVVPAKSPPPPPSPQMVNSRKPDLRVITSQGGKSLMQMTEDELDLVNENAQRLAAGAQVAQTLTTPVVSVATPSLLAQGLPFSAMPTAYNTEYQLTSADITALHALASPGTLLPTSVSTWQQQAVSQQPQQQQQQQQQAQQQQQQQQLNLASLSNLVMWGVDKQSSELSSQVSSLAANLSVGSPSNLLLGRDEWLGRPVTHIPQGAMLTVNTNSSVSIKSEPASPGRDRSTPCPPPSSTTPSSTSGGAILTAPPQYPGSLLCLEPPTGRSPADSVSSNASSFEGSDRDDTGTAGGGGAGGGSGGVTGSVGPAGRSVPPDFSPSAEALRASNEPEQEGGNIKRMRLDAWVT from the exons GTGACATTCACGAAGCGAAAGTTTGGCTTGATGAAGAAAGCCTACGAGCTGAGCGTGTTGTGCGACTGCGAGATCGCGCTGATCATCTTCAACCACGCCAACAAGCTGTTCCAGTACGCCAGCACTGACATGGACAAGGTCTTGCTCAAATACACGGAGTACAACGAGCCTCACGAGAGCCGGACCAACGCGGACATTATTGAG ACTTTGAGAAAGAAAGGCTTTAACGGTTGTGACAGTCCAGAGCCGGACGGTGAAGACTCCATTGACCAAAGTCCCCTGAACGATGACAAATACCGTAAGACCACAGAGGACCTGGATGTTCTCTTCAAACGCTACGGA TCGACCGCTCCGCCCCAGACGTTCTCCATGCCGGTCACAGTCCAGTCGTCCAATCAAAGCGCACTGCAATTCAGTAACCCCGGCAATGCACTGGTAACTACCTCCTATGTAACATCATCATCGCTCACGGATACCCATCTCCTGTCGCCACAGCAACCAGCTCTTCAGAGAAACACGGTATCTCCTGGGTTGCCACAGCGACCAGCCAGTGCAG GAGCTCTTCTGGGAGGCGACCTGAATAATTCAAATGGAGGATGCCCAAGTCCAGTCC CTAATGGATACACCAGCGCCAGGGCCTCCCCAGGCCTCCTCACCGTTTCTAACGGCAACAGTCTGGGGAAAGTAGTTCCGGCCAAGTCTCCGCCCCCACCTCCCAGCCCCCAGATGGTCAACAGCCGCAAGCCAGACCTCCGAGTCATCACCTCACAGGGCGGAAAGAGCCTCATGCAGATG ACAGAGGATGAGCTGGATTTGGTAAACGAG AATGCTCAGCGGCTGGCAGCGGGAGCTCAGGTGGCTCAAACCCTCACCACACCGGTGGTCTCTGTGGCCACGCCGAGCCTCCTGGCGCAGGGGCTGCCCTTCTCCGCCATGCCCACAGCCTACAACACAG AGTACCAGCTGACCAGTGCAGACATCACTGCTTTACACGCTCTGGCGTCACCAGGCACCTTGTTGCCGACCAGCGTGTCcacatggcagcagcaggcCGTTTCCCAGCAGccgcagcaacagcagcagcaacaacagcaagcacagcagcagcagcagcagcagcaactcaACCTTGCATCGCTCAGCAACTTGGT CATGTGGGGCGTGGACAAACAGAGCAGCGAGCTGTCTAGCCAGGTGTCCAGTCTGGCTGCCAATCTGAG TGTTGGCTCTCCGTCCAACCTGCTCTTGGGTAGAGATGAGTGGTTGGGCCG GCCTGTGACCCATATACCTCAAGGCGCCATGCTGACCGTTAACACCAACTCCAGTGTAAGCATCAAGTCGGAGCCCGCCTCGCCCGGCCGGGATCGCAGCACCCCTTGCCCTCCTCCATCTTCAACCACGCCGTCCTCAACCTCAGGAGGAGCCATCCTGACCGCGCCGCCGCAGTACCCCGGCTCCCTGCTGTGCCTGGAGCCCCCGACCGGCCGCTCGCCTGCGGACAGTGTAAGCAGCAACGCCAGCTCTTTTGAAGGCAGCGATCGGGATGACACTGGCACAGCTGGCGGCGGCGGTGCAGGCGGAGGCAGCGGCGGCGTTACGGGAAGCGTAGGTCCCGCCGGCCGCTCCGTGCCGCCAGACTTCAGCCCCTCGGCCGAGGCCCTCAGGGCATCGAATGAAccagagcaggagggaggaaacaTCAAGCGCATGAGATTGGACGCCTGGGTGACATAG
- the LOC143334861 gene encoding myocyte-specific enhancer factor 2D homolog isoform X4, translating into MGRKKIQIQRITDERNKQVTFTKRKFGLMKKAYELSVLCDCEIALIIFNHANKLFQYASTDMDKVLLKYTEYNEPHESRTNADIIETLRKKGFNGCDSPEPDGEDSIDQSPLNDDKYRKTTEDLDVLFKRYGSTAPPQTFSMPVTVQSSNQSALQFSNPGNALVTTSYVTSSSLTDTHLLSPQQPALQRNTVSPGLPQRPASAGALLGGDLNNSNGGCPSPVPNGYTSARASPGLLTVSNGNSLGKVVPAKSPPPPPSPQMVNSRKPDLRVITSQGGKSLMQMNAQRLAAGAQVAQTLTTPVVSVATPSLLAQGLPFSAMPTAYNTEYQLTSADITALHALASPGTLLPTSVSTWQQQAVSQQPQQQQQQQQQAQQQQQQQQLNLASLSNLVMWGVDKQSSELSSQVSSLAANLSVGSPSNLLLGRDEWLGRPVTHIPQGAMLTVNTNSSVSIKSEPASPGRDRSTPCPPPSSTTPSSTSGGAILTAPPQYPGSLLCLEPPTGRSPADSVSSNASSFEGSDRDDTGTAGGGGAGGGSGGVTGSVGPAGRSVPPDFSPSAEALRASNEPEQEGGNIKRMRLDAWVT; encoded by the exons GTGACATTCACGAAGCGAAAGTTTGGCTTGATGAAGAAAGCCTACGAGCTGAGCGTGTTGTGCGACTGCGAGATCGCGCTGATCATCTTCAACCACGCCAACAAGCTGTTCCAGTACGCCAGCACTGACATGGACAAGGTCTTGCTCAAATACACGGAGTACAACGAGCCTCACGAGAGCCGGACCAACGCGGACATTATTGAG ACTTTGAGAAAGAAAGGCTTTAACGGTTGTGACAGTCCAGAGCCGGACGGTGAAGACTCCATTGACCAAAGTCCCCTGAACGATGACAAATACCGTAAGACCACAGAGGACCTGGATGTTCTCTTCAAACGCTACGGA TCGACCGCTCCGCCCCAGACGTTCTCCATGCCGGTCACAGTCCAGTCGTCCAATCAAAGCGCACTGCAATTCAGTAACCCCGGCAATGCACTGGTAACTACCTCCTATGTAACATCATCATCGCTCACGGATACCCATCTCCTGTCGCCACAGCAACCAGCTCTTCAGAGAAACACGGTATCTCCTGGGTTGCCACAGCGACCAGCCAGTGCAG GAGCTCTTCTGGGAGGCGACCTGAATAATTCAAATGGAGGATGCCCAAGTCCAGTCC CTAATGGATACACCAGCGCCAGGGCCTCCCCAGGCCTCCTCACCGTTTCTAACGGCAACAGTCTGGGGAAAGTAGTTCCGGCCAAGTCTCCGCCCCCACCTCCCAGCCCCCAGATGGTCAACAGCCGCAAGCCAGACCTCCGAGTCATCACCTCACAGGGCGGAAAGAGCCTCATGCAGATG AATGCTCAGCGGCTGGCAGCGGGAGCTCAGGTGGCTCAAACCCTCACCACACCGGTGGTCTCTGTGGCCACGCCGAGCCTCCTGGCGCAGGGGCTGCCCTTCTCCGCCATGCCCACAGCCTACAACACAG AGTACCAGCTGACCAGTGCAGACATCACTGCTTTACACGCTCTGGCGTCACCAGGCACCTTGTTGCCGACCAGCGTGTCcacatggcagcagcaggcCGTTTCCCAGCAGccgcagcaacagcagcagcaacaacagcaagcacagcagcagcagcagcagcagcaactcaACCTTGCATCGCTCAGCAACTTGGT CATGTGGGGCGTGGACAAACAGAGCAGCGAGCTGTCTAGCCAGGTGTCCAGTCTGGCTGCCAATCTGAG TGTTGGCTCTCCGTCCAACCTGCTCTTGGGTAGAGATGAGTGGTTGGGCCG GCCTGTGACCCATATACCTCAAGGCGCCATGCTGACCGTTAACACCAACTCCAGTGTAAGCATCAAGTCGGAGCCCGCCTCGCCCGGCCGGGATCGCAGCACCCCTTGCCCTCCTCCATCTTCAACCACGCCGTCCTCAACCTCAGGAGGAGCCATCCTGACCGCGCCGCCGCAGTACCCCGGCTCCCTGCTGTGCCTGGAGCCCCCGACCGGCCGCTCGCCTGCGGACAGTGTAAGCAGCAACGCCAGCTCTTTTGAAGGCAGCGATCGGGATGACACTGGCACAGCTGGCGGCGGCGGTGCAGGCGGAGGCAGCGGCGGCGTTACGGGAAGCGTAGGTCCCGCCGGCCGCTCCGTGCCGCCAGACTTCAGCCCCTCGGCCGAGGCCCTCAGGGCATCGAATGAAccagagcaggagggaggaaacaTCAAGCGCATGAGATTGGACGCCTGGGTGACATAG
- the LOC143334861 gene encoding myocyte-specific enhancer factor 2D homolog isoform X5, with protein MGRKKIQIQRITDERNKQVTFTKRKFGLMKKAYELSVLCDCEIALIIFNHANKLFQYASTDMDKVLLKYTEYNEPHESRTNADIIETLRKKGFNGCDSPEPDGEDSIDQSPLNDDKYRKTTEDLDVLFKRYGQSTAPPQTFSMPVTVQSSNQSALQFSNPGNALVTTSYVTSSSLTDTHLLSPQQPALQRNTVSPGLPQRPASAGALLGGDLNNSNGGCPSPVPNGYTSARASPGLLTVSNGNSLGKVVPAKSPPPPPSPQMVNSRKPDLRVITSQGGKSLMQMTEDELDLVNENAQRLAAGAQVAQTLTTPVVSVATPSLLAQGLPFSAMPTAYNTEYQLTSADITALHALASPGTLLPTSVSTWQQQAVSQQPQQQQQQQQQAQQQQQQQQLNLASLSNLVMWGVDKQSSELSSQVSSLAANLRPVTHIPQGAMLTVNTNSSVSIKSEPASPGRDRSTPCPPPSSTTPSSTSGGAILTAPPQYPGSLLCLEPPTGRSPADSVSSNASSFEGSDRDDTGTAGGGGAGGGSGGVTGSVGPAGRSVPPDFSPSAEALRASNEPEQEGGNIKRMRLDAWVT; from the exons GTGACATTCACGAAGCGAAAGTTTGGCTTGATGAAGAAAGCCTACGAGCTGAGCGTGTTGTGCGACTGCGAGATCGCGCTGATCATCTTCAACCACGCCAACAAGCTGTTCCAGTACGCCAGCACTGACATGGACAAGGTCTTGCTCAAATACACGGAGTACAACGAGCCTCACGAGAGCCGGACCAACGCGGACATTATTGAG ACTTTGAGAAAGAAAGGCTTTAACGGTTGTGACAGTCCAGAGCCGGACGGTGAAGACTCCATTGACCAAAGTCCCCTGAACGATGACAAATACCGTAAGACCACAGAGGACCTGGATGTTCTCTTCAAACGCTACGGA CAGTCGACCGCTCCGCCCCAGACGTTCTCCATGCCGGTCACAGTCCAGTCGTCCAATCAAAGCGCACTGCAATTCAGTAACCCCGGCAATGCACTGGTAACTACCTCCTATGTAACATCATCATCGCTCACGGATACCCATCTCCTGTCGCCACAGCAACCAGCTCTTCAGAGAAACACGGTATCTCCTGGGTTGCCACAGCGACCAGCCAGTGCAG GAGCTCTTCTGGGAGGCGACCTGAATAATTCAAATGGAGGATGCCCAAGTCCAGTCC CTAATGGATACACCAGCGCCAGGGCCTCCCCAGGCCTCCTCACCGTTTCTAACGGCAACAGTCTGGGGAAAGTAGTTCCGGCCAAGTCTCCGCCCCCACCTCCCAGCCCCCAGATGGTCAACAGCCGCAAGCCAGACCTCCGAGTCATCACCTCACAGGGCGGAAAGAGCCTCATGCAGATG ACAGAGGATGAGCTGGATTTGGTAAACGAG AATGCTCAGCGGCTGGCAGCGGGAGCTCAGGTGGCTCAAACCCTCACCACACCGGTGGTCTCTGTGGCCACGCCGAGCCTCCTGGCGCAGGGGCTGCCCTTCTCCGCCATGCCCACAGCCTACAACACAG AGTACCAGCTGACCAGTGCAGACATCACTGCTTTACACGCTCTGGCGTCACCAGGCACCTTGTTGCCGACCAGCGTGTCcacatggcagcagcaggcCGTTTCCCAGCAGccgcagcaacagcagcagcaacaacagcaagcacagcagcagcagcagcagcagcaactcaACCTTGCATCGCTCAGCAACTTGGT CATGTGGGGCGTGGACAAACAGAGCAGCGAGCTGTCTAGCCAGGTGTCCAGTCTGGCTGCCAATCTGAG GCCTGTGACCCATATACCTCAAGGCGCCATGCTGACCGTTAACACCAACTCCAGTGTAAGCATCAAGTCGGAGCCCGCCTCGCCCGGCCGGGATCGCAGCACCCCTTGCCCTCCTCCATCTTCAACCACGCCGTCCTCAACCTCAGGAGGAGCCATCCTGACCGCGCCGCCGCAGTACCCCGGCTCCCTGCTGTGCCTGGAGCCCCCGACCGGCCGCTCGCCTGCGGACAGTGTAAGCAGCAACGCCAGCTCTTTTGAAGGCAGCGATCGGGATGACACTGGCACAGCTGGCGGCGGCGGTGCAGGCGGAGGCAGCGGCGGCGTTACGGGAAGCGTAGGTCCCGCCGGCCGCTCCGTGCCGCCAGACTTCAGCCCCTCGGCCGAGGCCCTCAGGGCATCGAATGAAccagagcaggagggaggaaacaTCAAGCGCATGAGATTGGACGCCTGGGTGACATAG
- the LOC143334861 gene encoding myocyte-specific enhancer factor 2D homolog isoform X10 → MGRKKIQIQRITDERNKQVTFTKRKFGLMKKAYELSVLCDCEIALIIFNHANKLFQYASTDMDKVLLKYTEYNEPHESRTNADIIETLRKKGFNGCDSPEPDGEDSIDQSPLNDDKYRKTTEDLDVLFKRYGSTAPPQTFSMPVTVQSSNQSALQFSNPGNALVTTSYVTSSSLTDTHLLSPQQPALQRNTVSPGLPQRPASAGALLGGDLNNSNGGCPSPVPNGYTSARASPGLLTVSNGNSLGKVVPAKSPPPPPSPQMVNSRKPDLRVITSQGGKSLMQMNAQRLAAGAQVAQTLTTPVVSVATPSLLAQGLPFSAMPTAYNTEYQLTSADITALHALASPGTLLPTSVSTWQQQAVSQQPQQQQQQQQQAQQQQQQQQLNLASLSNLVPVTHIPQGAMLTVNTNSSVSIKSEPASPGRDRSTPCPPPSSTTPSSTSGGAILTAPPQYPGSLLCLEPPTGRSPADSVSSNASSFEGSDRDDTGTAGGGGAGGGSGGVTGSVGPAGRSVPPDFSPSAEALRASNEPEQEGGNIKRMRLDAWVT, encoded by the exons GTGACATTCACGAAGCGAAAGTTTGGCTTGATGAAGAAAGCCTACGAGCTGAGCGTGTTGTGCGACTGCGAGATCGCGCTGATCATCTTCAACCACGCCAACAAGCTGTTCCAGTACGCCAGCACTGACATGGACAAGGTCTTGCTCAAATACACGGAGTACAACGAGCCTCACGAGAGCCGGACCAACGCGGACATTATTGAG ACTTTGAGAAAGAAAGGCTTTAACGGTTGTGACAGTCCAGAGCCGGACGGTGAAGACTCCATTGACCAAAGTCCCCTGAACGATGACAAATACCGTAAGACCACAGAGGACCTGGATGTTCTCTTCAAACGCTACGGA TCGACCGCTCCGCCCCAGACGTTCTCCATGCCGGTCACAGTCCAGTCGTCCAATCAAAGCGCACTGCAATTCAGTAACCCCGGCAATGCACTGGTAACTACCTCCTATGTAACATCATCATCGCTCACGGATACCCATCTCCTGTCGCCACAGCAACCAGCTCTTCAGAGAAACACGGTATCTCCTGGGTTGCCACAGCGACCAGCCAGTGCAG GAGCTCTTCTGGGAGGCGACCTGAATAATTCAAATGGAGGATGCCCAAGTCCAGTCC CTAATGGATACACCAGCGCCAGGGCCTCCCCAGGCCTCCTCACCGTTTCTAACGGCAACAGTCTGGGGAAAGTAGTTCCGGCCAAGTCTCCGCCCCCACCTCCCAGCCCCCAGATGGTCAACAGCCGCAAGCCAGACCTCCGAGTCATCACCTCACAGGGCGGAAAGAGCCTCATGCAGATG AATGCTCAGCGGCTGGCAGCGGGAGCTCAGGTGGCTCAAACCCTCACCACACCGGTGGTCTCTGTGGCCACGCCGAGCCTCCTGGCGCAGGGGCTGCCCTTCTCCGCCATGCCCACAGCCTACAACACAG AGTACCAGCTGACCAGTGCAGACATCACTGCTTTACACGCTCTGGCGTCACCAGGCACCTTGTTGCCGACCAGCGTGTCcacatggcagcagcaggcCGTTTCCCAGCAGccgcagcaacagcagcagcaacaacagcaagcacagcagcagcagcagcagcagcaactcaACCTTGCATCGCTCAGCAACTTGGT GCCTGTGACCCATATACCTCAAGGCGCCATGCTGACCGTTAACACCAACTCCAGTGTAAGCATCAAGTCGGAGCCCGCCTCGCCCGGCCGGGATCGCAGCACCCCTTGCCCTCCTCCATCTTCAACCACGCCGTCCTCAACCTCAGGAGGAGCCATCCTGACCGCGCCGCCGCAGTACCCCGGCTCCCTGCTGTGCCTGGAGCCCCCGACCGGCCGCTCGCCTGCGGACAGTGTAAGCAGCAACGCCAGCTCTTTTGAAGGCAGCGATCGGGATGACACTGGCACAGCTGGCGGCGGCGGTGCAGGCGGAGGCAGCGGCGGCGTTACGGGAAGCGTAGGTCCCGCCGGCCGCTCCGTGCCGCCAGACTTCAGCCCCTCGGCCGAGGCCCTCAGGGCATCGAATGAAccagagcaggagggaggaaacaTCAAGCGCATGAGATTGGACGCCTGGGTGACATAG